CGACCAGAGCGGTGTTTTGTTAATGATTAGACTCAGCTTCGACAGTTGACTGAATACATCATTGTTCTGAGTGTAAATTTGATGAACAAAACCTGCATCTCTCATTGACAGACATCTTTTTCTAAACAATCCTCTGATCattcggacttgttgtttccggccggttTCGGAGCATGATATACATCATGGCCACACATTAGGGATtgcctatggcagatcctgagtgactctgggcagatccaatagtgtTGAACTTTAACAGAGAACCCGCCTACAAGGAAGTAAACGTTTCTCAATGGAGAgaggccagactctctgtacaaatgaaatgaatgagagTCTGGTAGAAGCAGGGGTTCtgtgaatttagtgtttaaaggggacattttttaAGAGGTAaactaaatctttggtgtcctcagagtacgtatgtgaagttttagctcaatatcatctagataatttattatagcatgtttaaattcaCACTTTGTAGGTCTGATCAAAAATTTGCAGTTttttggtgtgtcctttaaaatgcaaatgagctgatctctgcactaaatggcagtggtgtGGTTGGATCAGATTAatgggcggtattattataataagatccccttctgacatcacaaggggagacaaatttcaattcactattttttacatgcttgcagagaatggtttaccaaaactaagttactgggttgatcttaatCACATTTTCTGgattgataaaagcactggagaGCCAATTATAGCACTCAAACATGGacaaaagtctgattttcatcatatgtcacctttaatgtTTAAGAAATGAGTGCTGGTTTCAAGAAATGTGTTTAAGCCATTCAGAAGAACTGTAATTTAATTCTGATCACTTTATGACTGAAATATCtaagatttaaaaatatataaataaatgttgagTATGTGAGGTTCATTAGTTTCTAAAACTGAGACATGAGGTATGTTTTTGACTGTAGAGAGGACATGAACCTGCAGACACTGAAAGCATTTGTGGACCTTCATGAGTTCTCACATCTGAATCTGGTTCAGGCATTACGGTGagaagacaaacacacacacacacacgcacgcacgcacacacatgcacacacagactGATGTTTAATAAGTCCTCTATGGTTTCTGCAGGCAGTTCTTATGGAGTTTTCGTCTGCCAGGTGAAGCTCAGAAGATCGACCGGATGATGGAGGCGTTTGCTACTCGTTACTGTAACTGTAACTCAGGTGTCTTTCAGTCAACAGGTAAACTCATCACTATCCTTAACTAGAATCTTCATAGACATGAGCGAGAGGTCACTTGTACATGTGGGGTTTTcttcaatatttttaatgaaattttTAATGACACATTTGAATATAAATGTGCATGCTGTTCTTCACCACAGTCTTTTATCTTCAGACACCTGTTATATTCTGTCATTTGCCATCATCATGCTGAACACGAGTCTTCACAACCCCAACGTCAAGGACAAAACCCCATTAGAGCGATTCATCAGCATGAACCGAGGAATTAACAACGGAGAAGATCTGCCGAATGACCTGCTGACGGTGAGAAACCAATCGGCTTTAGTCCTCGCTGGTCACAGGAgttgtgtttgttgttgtgtGAGAGGTCTTCAGGTATCCTAGTAAATGTCATTGAGTGTGTTGTGTAAAATGTTGTGCgtttgaacacacacacacacacacacacacacacacacacacacacacacacacacacacacagataaaaTGTGTAccatgtaatgcactgtaagtgtCCACCTATcaaatctgtttgttttttcaaCATACACCATCAGAATCTGTACAACAGCATTCGTAATGAACCCTTCAAGATCCCAGAAGATGACGGAAACGATCTGACGCACACATTCTTCAATCCTGACCGAGAGGGTTGGTTACTGAAACTAGGTAACTCAAATCTCTTTATCTTCTGTAGCTCATAAGAGTTTAAAGTGTTAAAGAAGATGTTGATGTTTAATAATGAGCTAcagattaaaaaaacattttgtgtccGCAGGCGGGCGAGTGAAGACGTGGAAGAGACGCTGGTTCATTCTCACTGATAACTGCCTTTATTACTTTGAATTTACCACAGTAAGTAGGCTACTATGAAAAGTTTCTGTCAGTTATTGTGAATCAGAACGATGAAGATGagatgaatgtgtttttttaggATAAAGAGCCGCGAGGGATTATTCCTCTGGAGAATCTGTGTGTAAGAGAAGTCTCCTTCCCTCGGAAACCGGTGAGAACATCTCAACACACAACACAGTTTCACCATCATCGTATCTCACATTACATTCGTTTTACAGTTACACAATGACAATCATTTGTTCCAGTCATAAATATGACCGCATGAGTTTCAGTACTGAAAAGAATCAGAATTACAATCAAAACTAAAAGTAGAAATCTGATGTGTTACATTAGGGAAGAGCAGGGGTtaaagtaccatttttcagagAAACGTCATTAATATCAGCTGTCATTTTAATCAAATGTGAAaggacttcagtataatttcactttgaacataagtactACATTGTTACTCTTGACCCTGTCagctgggacgaaagtaacacaacaaacaagatagattgtttttattaaatatacatgactatgagcttgttaatatgtaactgaaaacagattttgtaatttatctttgtaaaaaataatgaaattacattttcattttaaatgtcagtttcatcaaatgtttcaaaacccgacagtacaaacttgaattgttgaaaataaagcattttttttaaatgataaacactataaaattaaattaaattaaatgttcaacataatgcaacagtagCAGCTGGACAAAAGTATCAAGTGTTACTTTTATGTCGACAGGAACGcctgacatttaaacccaatttcttttattttgaaaaactctgagaagtcaaacttctgGATGTGTTAGAGGACTAAATAATCTGTAaattgatcagtactgtaacacagaaccagaaaaaaatgaccgctttaggaatttacttataatggttgaaaacagctttctggagCTACACGTGCAAAACGATGACGAAATAAcacaatatttgtcagctctgtcaagagtttgtgtgctaaagatgctgtcatagtttgaaatgcaaatgtagtcaggggtcggagaaaatcactttgttactttCATCCTGTGTTACTTTTGCCCCAGTTCTCTCCTAATGAGGAAGTGTAGACATACACTGTAAGTGCAGATGTTTTGTGACCTGTGTAAAGCActgactctgtgtgtgtgtgtgtttgtgtagtaTTGTTTAGAGTTGTATAACCCCAACAGCAAGGGTCAGAAGATCAAGGCATGTAAGACAGAAACAGACGGTCGTGTTGTTGAAGGGAAACATCAGTCATATATGATCTGTGCTGGATCAGCTGAAGAGAGAGATGATTGGATAGAATCAATCAGGTGTTGTTAAAATCATTAATcacaactctctctctctctctctctctctctctctctctctctctctctctctctctctctctctctctctctctctctctttatacactgaacaaaattataaacatattttgatttatttgagtttaaatcaacacaaaatggccTTTTATTGAggccagcctaaggcacacctgtgcaataatcaGTATCTTGATATGCCACAGCTGTTAGGTGGATGGATTATAAAGGAGaagtgaagagtttggttcaaaaacacaataaatccattttgactaatttgggtaaaaacatgttttctataccaagaaagtgacaagatgaaaaccacttattttctgttacaaacttttacatagaatctttaggttataataacattcaTTATTATGacatttattattaaacattataattaatatgatttttaaagatttattataaaaactgtttattttttattttttaagttttttttaaatgctataaatctattgaatcaatgtaaactatatatattttttaagtaacaAAGTAAGACTTATGACAACCTCTAAACTTGGTCAACACTAATAATACCATTAATACAGGCACTGGACCAAAAATTCATTCAGTTAGTCATCGCTCCCAAAATAAATTCAACAGGTCGTCTTGTTAATGCTATAAATaattacaacaacaacaaaatgtcATCATGAACAACAACATCACATTAGATCACAGAATGTCTAAAATTACATTTCCCTTACATTCAACTTCCAAATGTGCATTCATTCGGCGGtatacacacatttaaaaataaacatcaattcatcaaaacacttactttgtcatattaagaacactgctgttatacttgggacatcgtcgctgaacttttttgactgcgatcagctgtaaaatgttttggtcctgttcGATTtccgttgactttgagtaaaataatgtaaagtttttcataagatcctcttgggtcaatgtgttagcacgaCAGAAGCTTGTGTGAGAACAAACAACAGCCGGCATTcccttcgcccgagtgcctctcgcgtaaattattcaATTTTGATGGGTTACATTTCTTCaatgtcacagaaaaccaccacagctttatcaatgccatcaaagtattattttgtttttgtttgtttgttgatcatgaagtacaaaggaaatgtttacagtgtgtggaatggtgcactgtgattggttaagtggatttattgcattctgcagaaaagaaggagtggcgtttaatacttttaagggaaaaaatggagaaaagatgacagaataacaaaGCAGATATTGGATTTGGTGTAAAATGaaaaattgactttttaatactgacctgatataatactgattttggcggtaactcatttgtcttttaaatggcgtttatcgcgctttggaaccaaactctttaattGCTCACTAACACAGATTAAGACAGATTTATGAACAATATTTAAGAGAAAATGTGTACATAGAAAAACTGTAAGATCTTTGAGTTCAGCTCACAAAAAATGGtgacaaaaataaaagtgtagtgtttataattttgttcaTTGTACTTCCAGCTCCATAAAATCGTACTACATTTATACTTTGATCGAGTGATGTTGATGTTGTGTAATAAAtgtgttatgttgtgttttCTCAGGGCGAGCATCACCAAAGATCCATTTTATGATCTGGTGTCGGTCAGAAAGAAGAAGGTCATCAATAAAGTGCCTGAGAATTGAGACGGATGATGTGAGGTCAAAACGACATCATCTGTGATTTACTGACCATCCAGCActgtgtttctctctctgtccGTGTGTATTATGAAGAGGAGTAATAATCTGATCATCAGCACAGTCATGTGATGTTATTGAAAGAGACATCCACTGAAGAAATCAAAAGACTTTCTTATAGTTTCATTTTAAGAGTTATTCTGGTGAAGTGACACAAACCAGTAATGTGTCTCAGTGCTGTTGTGTTTCATTCAGGTGGATTTCATCTAATGCTGCACAATCACACATATAAAGAAACTGCCGTGTATTTAGTATCAAGtgttttgaatgtaaaatattgtTGTACATATTATGGATCATATcagagttgttttatttaattcaaattcCCATAATGgttttgtgttgttgttgtcaTTAAAGGTTAAGCGTGAGAAATGAAGAGCGTCTTtatacacaaaacaaacacacaagtgAGCTGTGAGGTTTTGAGTTGTGGTTTTGTAGGAGCTTCATGGTCTTAAACATCAAAGTCTGAGTATCTGTTAAAGTTCACGGCTCGATGAAGATTTGACAGATCCGATCGGTCTGATATaactttaactttatttatatactgtagcacCATTAACAACAACTGATGTTGACCGATGTGCTGTGtgcaattaatatcaattcagtcgcagtaaataacatcaaatcCATCATCAATAAGTATTCAAACAGATCTTCAGAGATGTGATGTCGTTCAGTTTTAGAGGAAGTTGATGTTGAAGTGTTTGAATCAGAAGGGAAGCGGCGCTGTGGATGAAGGCGAAGTCTTTCATTTGAGCTTTATTCACGCAACAGCAGAAATTAAAGAGGAAACGTGAAATGACCTCATAACTCTCACTTCCTCTCCATCCAAACACACATCTACTGAACATCATCCTATCATTTTACATTACAAACCGGCCTGTCCAATACAACATCTGTGTTAAAGAGTGCTcaataaagggatagttcatccaaaaattaaaattctgtcatcattttctcatccaattctgtatgaatttctttgttttgatgaacactaaagaagataatttgataaatgatgatgagcacacagctgatggtaaccattgacttagtaggaaaaacaaatacgatggaattcagtgggtaccatcaactgtgcgcttacaatcatttattaaaatatcatcATCATTTATACTTTTATCAGCTCAAATGCAtattagtctgggactagaagAAGCAGAAACCTCcccaaaatgtgttaaatagcaaGTACACCAAAATGTGTAAATCTTAACACATcctttttgtgtgtatgtgcataATGGGTCAGCTGTGGATTTCTTTAATTCAATATCAGACTTAATCTCCTTCACACCTGTCAGTAACCACATCCTTGCTTAACGTTGTTGCAGTCGATTTAATCCATAGATCCGTTTTGTGGTTAGAGGCGTTGCAgcagaaacacaaacacacatccgGTCAAACCGAGTCACACTGAATTAAAGAGGAACTAAAAACATCTCAGATCTCTGATTCACCAGCAGAGGGTGAAATGAGACTATAAcaacactgtgtgtgtgtactcgtatatgtggtgtattttaatgacaaatgtgtACACAATAACAACATAAACGTGCTTTTACTGTGTCCTTGTAAACCAAATGGTTTAAGGCCAAAAtactaaacatatttttttttataaatgaatgagtggttaaaatatacaatttgtGCAGTATAAAACAcacgtgtgtttgtgtctgtgtgtaacaCACACATGCTTGTATTTATATCATAGGGGAGACATTTCTTGGAAGTATTTTATTATCTTATATTGTTATTTTACATGGAAATACAAAATATTGATTTCACCTGTTTGTATAGCGCAAACCTTCTGCAATGAGAACCTGTTTCCATGTCAAGACCTTTGTGGATCTGACACACAAAAGATCTGAATCTGACAATAAACGCTGTGAAACTGACTTTCATaatagtattttttcctactatggaagtcaatggtgcttctgtttcctgcttcattacaaatatcttccttagcagaacaaagacatttttattggcttgtaacaacaaataataatgtcagaatttaaatttttggcaAACTATTGAGTAAAGTATCTCAGCTGAGAAACTGTTGACTACACATCTGTCCACATATAAAATCAACTTTATAAAGAGCTGAAACTGTGAATTTCATCATCAGTTTCTCTCTTCTGAATGATAAACTAATGTATGTGCTCAGTTTCCGTCATGATGTCTTGTAGAAAAGACTTCAGAAACACAAATCATCAAAAAAGTGttacaatgtatatatttaaatatatttaaagtccccctgtagttGATCATTTTCTCACTTAAAACTCATTTTTGAGCCTCACAGCATATGTCAAACTTTTACCTgtcacagtaatttcttcaaGCTTTAAAACAGCAcgaatgtaactctacacccttaAGGGGGTTGCACACCAAACAcacagctcagcgccgcgtctACTGCACAGtaaagtgcacattaaatagcgcaagcttagtcagatagcgtctacttcaaaatgcaaaatatacgttagcagccaatgttaatcgttaatgattttggacaaatatgatgttatttaaagttaaactatgtgagtggcactCTGTGAAGCTGGGCGCCGCAGACAGGCACCACCTgttggcgccggtgtgcgtatactcacagaaaacaatgtgttccattcttttagaacggcgcggcgctgagaAGCGTGtccagtgtgcgaccccctttacagTACCTGATTTATATTATGCAGATCtgtgaatatgcaaattagtccccgcctccacTCTTTCCACTCAACCTATAAGCTtagatataaatgtaaatagatGTTACATTCGTCAGTTTCAGACACTCAGCGGCTAAGTTtggtttcacacaatgcatacaTGAACTGTGTGTTTGCAGCACTAATCTTGTTAACAGGTTAAAGATCAATCACACTACACATGTTAGCATCACAAAAGCAGAACTGAAGCAGCAGTACTGAGATCGTTTCACCGCCGGGACTATGCAGCATCCATAAATAATATCTAGAACTCGAACTGATCCACTCGTTCAACTGTGATGATGTGATTGATTGATTACTTGTTTGTGACGTAGGAAACCGAGGCGATATCAAACCGCAGGAGTGACACctattttatggagaaaatgCTCACAATGATGttaaatgatacattttttcaattcatgattttacatttcctttgctGTGTaggtgttagtacatgttaatgatatgcaaaaagtacaaaccccagagtaaacgatgacgcaagttatcatctccaacttaaatctgttttcttggactacaacaaacacacggattatAGACAGTTTACTTCCTCGGCCTGTTGACGCTCATTATCATAACTCCGCCTGtttctgactcacagcctgtaagtagtcGATGTTATcatatttaaagactttactactgactaaaccAGTAGTTTCTTAAACTGTTTCGGCATACGTCCCAACTTGTGAATGGTACACCctggcccccccaaagaaaatatCTAACAAAAAACActctaaaacttaaaattgttgCCAATTTTGTTtccagtaagttactgtaactgccccattacagtaccataactgtacatgttttttacagtatgatgccctTACTGCAGtttcattttacagtataatacccttactgtaacccagtttaaaaatatatattgccTTAAAGGTGAATAGAGCCCGGGTCGCTCATATCGTAGGTCTGTAACACAACCACGGTGTGTTCACATGATAAAAGTTACACGCTTTTCAAGATTGTTAGCTCATACGAAAATTAAAGCAGcttgttttcatttaaattcaGCAAGAAACACTC
This genomic interval from Misgurnus anguillicaudatus chromosome 8, ASM2758022v2, whole genome shotgun sequence contains the following:
- the cyth4b gene encoding cytohesin 4b is translated as MVCSATMTECCQTDFTVEEQMELERLKMHKQILLEEIEKLKKQIENVMADIQDFKSAEDNKTLEREKRLCSGKKKFNMDPKKGMKYLVENELLVWKAERVAEFLYKEEGLNKTAIGDFLGEREDMNLQTLKAFVDLHEFSHLNLVQALRQFLWSFRLPGEAQKIDRMMEAFATRYCNCNSGVFQSTDTCYILSFAIIMLNTSLHNPNVKDKTPLERFISMNRGINNGEDLPNDLLTNLYNSIRNEPFKIPEDDGNDLTHTFFNPDREGWLLKLGGRVKTWKRRWFILTDNCLYYFEFTTDKEPRGIIPLENLCVREVSFPRKPYCLELYNPNSKGQKIKACKTETDGRVVEGKHQSYMICAGSAEERDDWIESIRASITKDPFYDLVSVRKKKVINKVPEN